A segment of the Candidatus Methylomirabilota bacterium genome:
ACCAAGGGAAAGCCCCCGCGGGCGGGAATGATGGCCAAGCAGTACCTCCTCGAATCCCTGATCGAGCCGGGCGCCTACCAGGTGGAGGGCTACCCGCCGATCATGCCGGCCGTCGACAAGCCGCCGATCAGCCTGAACCGCTCCGAGGTGTGGGCGCTCGTCGCTTTTCTCCAATCGCTCGGCGGCACCGTCGACGTCACGCTCAATGACATTCCGGCCACCGTGGGTGCCGCGGCCGGCGGCGGGCCCGCGGCCGCGGAGATCAAGTTGCCTGGCGACCCCAAGGCCGGTGAGGCGATCTTCGCCGGCAAGGGCGGATGCATCGCCTGCCACAAGGCGGGCAAGGTCGGAGCGTCGCCGGTCGGCCCCGACCTCTCGCAGATTGCCAAGATCCAGGCGCCCGACTACATCATGAAGAAGATCCTCGACCCGGCCGGGATGGGCACCGTGGCCGGCTATCCGAAGGGCGTGATGCCGCCCACCTTCGGCCAGACGCTCACCGCCAAGGAGTACACGGACCTGGTAGCGTTCCTGATGACGCTCAAATGAGCTTCCTCCGCTCCCGCTTCGTCCAGGCGGCGCTCATCCTCGTCCTCTCCGCCATCATCCTCCGCTTCGGGATCCGGCCGCCGGCGCCGTGGAGCGTGTTTACGCTCTACATGGCCGTCGTCTTCCTGGCCGTGCTGATCTTCGTCTCCTCCGATAGCGACTCCTGGCGCGGCTTCACCCGCCCCATCCGGTCGACGCTGGTCGATCCCGACAAGCGCATCCTCCGCTACGCGCTGGCGGTGGTGATCCCGCTGCTGCTCGGCTACTACGCCTACACGCAGGCGGCGGCCAGGCCCCAGGCGCCGGCGGAGCTGCGCGCCGTGCACCCGGCGCCGCCGGACACCATCCAGTTCCGCGGCAAGCAGATCAACATCTCGGGGGCCGAGAACCCGCTGCGGAAGGACCAGGCGAGCTACCAGAAGCACGTGGCGG
Coding sequences within it:
- a CDS encoding cytochrome c — encoded protein: MRVPVGVKVGVFALAVMGSYSYFANSIPQIESRPPQELSLEGGQVTTAQLVKAGEEIFKAKGTCEVCHRIGQKGTRAPDLAGIGSRATGRAAERATKGKPPRAGMMAKQYLLESLIEPGAYQVEGYPPIMPAVDKPPISLNRSEVWALVAFLQSLGGTVDVTLNDIPATVGAAAGGGPAAAEIKLPGDPKAGEAIFAGKGGCIACHKAGKVGASPVGPDLSQIAKIQAPDYIMKKILDPAGMGTVAGYPKGVMPPTFGQTLTAKEYTDLVAFLMTLK
- a CDS encoding cytochrome c, whose product is MSFLRSRFVQAALILVLSAIILRFGIRPPAPWSVFTLYMAVVFLAVLIFVSSDSDSWRGFTRPIRSTLVDPDKRILRYALAVVIPLLLGYYAYTQAAARPQAPAELRAVHPAPPDTIQFRGKQINISGAENPLRKDQASYQKHVAAGAALYIRNCVYCHGDNLDGQGHFARGFNPPPANFQDSGTIAMLQEAYLFWRIAKGGPGLPRESTPWNSVMPAWEDRLTEEQIWQVIMHLYDATGQQPRRWETAH